A genomic stretch from Salarias fasciatus chromosome 18, fSalaFa1.1, whole genome shotgun sequence includes:
- the depdc5 gene encoding GATOR complex protein DEPDC5 isoform X3 has protein sequence MKTNKSYKLVVHKKGFGGSDDELVVNSKVFPQVCLGDIIEIAHPTDEYSPLLLQVKSLKDDLQKETISVDQTVAQAFKLRAYQDVFVSIVDPKEVTLDLVELTFKDQYIGRGDMWRLKKSLVSTCAYISQKVEFAGIRAQASELWVKGEKVTCGYIHEDTRVVFRSTSAMVYIFIQMSCEMWDFDIYGDLYFEKAVNGFLSDLFAKWKERNCSHEVTVVLFSRTFYNAKSVEEFPEILRGSIRQDHEGRFYEDFYRVVAQNERRDEWTSLLITIKKLFIQYPVLVRLKEADGFPVGYNSTAAQGNYLEAINLSFNVFDKHFINRNFDRTGQMSVVITPGVGVFEVDRLLMILTKQRMIDNGIGVDLVCMGEQPLHAVPLFKLHNKASSGDSRLGDDYNLPHWINHSFYTSTSQNACSSFTPRIKLAGHMLHAEKFRSSRDQSLCSSKDSDNSLPIQVDYNAYDAQVFQLPGPSRIQRTSNLRAGRDKESSGRKSWGSVDVSTGMGLSPVRLGGHEEQPSVASDDSLGQESNMLLIPRAPMAQYEVSSSLGYTSTRELLEKMMDSQRESSAPGRFTVGSAESTLHIRPGGYTPQRALINPFTPSRMPVKLTSNRRRWMHTFPVGPSGEAIQIHHQTRQNMAELQGSQQRDQAYTSAELLELAYHEATGRQPASWQAGENGFHYGAAGEEFTGSPGSNSAGGASLSNCGSSFQDPSTGGADPMPGFCCTVGVDWKSLTTPACLPLTTDYFPDRQTLQNDYTEGCYDLLPHSDLERREDDAAVMSASQVFEEFICQRLMQGYQIIVHTNNTKPQPAVTTPLGSSPLYSRGLVSLRRAEEEETVYWLSMGRTFHKVCLKDKIITVTRYLPKYPYESAQIQYSYSLCPPHSDAQFVSCWVEFGHERLEEYKWNYLDQYICSAGSEDFSLIDSLKFWRTRFLLLPAGGARRVADVEGHWDVYGEGPCAGMAGNGDWNLLDGFIRFLEGLNRIRRRHRSDRIIRQKGTPLKGLQVTSPLLPYPTEPVAPPQGKKGTSALTALLEMEQNQKSLEDQQQSKPSAAVGDASSVVSAPTHIDSPRKDTAFILDFIRSPRSSYIYHSQLPSEAAEAAEKGATPGATPGPPTQPAGDTTPGAADPSGPSAGGALYLSSSSTLSEILEAIKHPVTGVQLLPEQKGLPLNCFISAEVVHWLVNNVDGVTTHVMAVEVMQKMLDEGLVAHASGDAMRSFVYGFYFYRIMGEKDGLTSQLPTTVAGGWSTAAVEDFALFQRKWFEVAFLLEERRPCDLPAFLLPWLPSRPASYASRHSSFSRSFGGRSQAAALLAATVPEQKTVTLDVDVNNRSDRTEWCSCYYHGNFSLNTAFEIKLHWMAVTAAVLFEMVQAWHRKAASCGFLLVPVLEVPFALTSSLYGDPLRAQLFIPLNTHCLLKNGSDSLFEGFEPETHWDRMQLFQEAILYRFGFVHDKFSPSTFSFPSENKPQYIHVTGTVFAQLPYSKRKYSSGQQRRRRNSTTSNSQGAFGCEDRVGYYWAYNTMLTKAWRSGVLGDERLADRLLKDFTDFCSNKDSRLLHFWDNCQEKMNASAP, from the exons ATGAAGACCAATAAGTCCTACAAGCTTGTGGTGCACAAGAAAGGATTCGGTGGCAGCG ATGATGAGTTGGTCGTCAATTCAAAAGTTTTCCCTCAAGTCTGCTTGGGGGACATAATTGAGATCGCACATCCTACGGATGAGTACAG ccctctgctgctgcaggtgaagagCCTCAAAGATGACCTGCAGAAAG AAACCATCAGTGTGGACCAGACTGTAGCACAAGCTTTTAAATTGCGGGCGTACCAGGATGTCTTCGTCAGCATCGTGGACCCGAAG GAAGTCACTCTGGATCTGGTGGAGCTGACGTTCAAGGACCAGTATATTGGCAGAGGGGACATGTGGAGGCTGAAGAAGAGTCTG GTCAGCACTTGTGCTTATATAAGCCAGAAAGTGGAGTTTGCCGGCATCAG AGCCCAGGCCAGCGAGCTGTGGGTGAAAGGAGAGAAGGTGACCTGTGGATACATCCACGAGGATACGAGG GTGGTCTTCAGGTCCACGTCCGCCATGGTCTACATATTCATCCAAATGAGCTGTGAAATGTGGGACTTTGACATTTATG gtgaCCTTTACTTTGAAAAGGCCGTCAACGGTTTCCTGTCGGACCTCTTTGCCAAGTGGAAG GAGAGGAACTGCAGTCATGAAGTGACGGTCGTTTTGTTCTCACGAACTTTCTACAACGCAAAGTCTGTTG AGGAATTTCCAGAGATTCTGAGAGGCTCCATCAGACAGGACCACGAGGGGCGATTTTACGAGGACTTCTACAG GGTGGTGGCCCAGAACGAGAGACGAGACGAGTGGACGTCTTTACTGATCACCATCAAGAAGCTCTTCATCCAGTATCCCGTCCTGGTGCGGCTGAAGGAAGCAG ATGGTTTCCCGGTGGGCTACAACTCCACCGCGGCTCAAGGGAACTACCTGGAGGCAATCAATCTTTCTTTTAATG TGTTCGATAAGCACTTCATAAACCGTAACTTCGACCGCACCGGTCAGATGTCGGTGGTCATCACGCCCGGCGTCGGCGTGTTCGAGGTGGATCGTCTGCTCATGATTCTGACCAAACAGCGTATGATTGATAACG GCATTGGTGTGGACCTGGTGTGTATGGGGGAGCAGCCACTGCATGCGGTCCCGCTATTCAAG ctgcacaACAAGGCCAGTTCTGGAGACTCTCGACTGGGAGACGACTATAACCTTCCTCACTGGATCAACCACAG CTTCTACACCTCCACGAGCCAAAAcgcctgcagctccttcacccCTCGGATCAAACTGGCTGGTCACATG CTCCATGCTGAAAAattcaggagcagcagagaccagT CTCTCTGCTCCTCGAAGGACTCGGACAACAGCCTGCCCATCCAGGTGGACTACAACGCTTACGACGCTCAGGTGTTTCAGCTCCCGGGTCCCTCGCGAATCCAGAGGACCTCCAACCTGAG GGCCGGCCGGGATAAGGAGTCCAGCGGCAGGAAGAGCTGGGGCTCGGTGGACGTCAGCACGGGGATGGGCCTGTCTCCCGTCCGCCTGGGAGGCCACGAGGAGCAGCCCAGCGTGGCCTCGGACGACAGCCTGGGGCAGGAATCCAACATGCTGCTCATCCCTCGCGCCCCCATGGCCCAGTACGAAGTCAGCAGCTCTTTGGGATACACGAGCACCAGAG agctgctggagaagatgATGGACTCTCAGCGGGAGTCCAGCGCTCCGGGCCGGTTCACGGTGGGGAGCGCCGAGTCCACCCTGCACATCCGCCCGGGGGGCTACACCCCCCAGAGAGCCCTCATCAACCCCTTCACCCCGTCCCGCATGCCCGTCAAGCTCACCTCCAACCGCAGGCGCTGGATGCACACCTTCCCCGTCG GCCCGTCCGGCGAAGCCATCCAGATCCACCACCAGACCAGGCAGAACATGGCGGAGCTGCAGGGGAGCCAGCAGAGGGACCAGGCCTACACCTcggcggagctgctggagctggccTACCACGAGGCCACCGGCAG GCAACCGGCCTCCTGGCAGGCAGGAGAGAACGGTTTTCACTACGGCGCCGCCGGAGAGGAGTTCACTGGAAGTCCGGGAAGCAACAGCGCCGGCGGCG CATCTCTGAGCAACTGCGGCTCCTCGTTTCAAGACCCGTCGACCGGCGGCGCCGATCCAA TGCCCGGGTTCTGCTGCACAGTCGGGGTGGACTGGAAGTCGCTGACGACGCCGGCCTGCCTGCCGCTCACCACCGACTACTTCCCGGACCGGCAGACGCTGCAGAACGACTACACGGAGGGCTGCTACGACCTGCTGCCGCACAGCGACCTGGAGAG ACGAGAGGACGACGCCGCCGTGATGAGCGCCTCTCAGGTGTTTGAGGAGTTTATCTGTCAGAGGCTGATGCAGGGCTACCAGATCATCGTCCACACCAATAACACCAAGCCACAGCCGGCCGTGACCACGCCGCTTGGAAGCAGTCCTCTTTACTCCAGAG GCCTGGTGTCTTTGCGTcgagccgaggaggaggaaacggTTTACTGGCTCAGCATGGGCCGCACCTTCCACAAAGTCTGCCTGAAAGACAAGATCATCACTGTTACACGCTACCTGCCCAA GTACCCGTACGAGTCGGCTCAGATCCAGTACAGCTACAGCCTGTGTCCCCCGCACTCCGACGCTCAGTTTGTGTCCTGCTGGGTGGAGTTCGGACACGAGAGGCTGGAGGAGTATAAGTGGAACTACCTGGATCAGTACATCTGCTCCGCAGGCTCCGAGGACTTCAG CTTGATCGACTCCCTGAAGTTCTGGCGGACAcgcttcctcctgctgccggcCGGCGGCGCCCGGCGGGTGGCCGACGTGGAGGGCCACTGGGACGTGTATGGCGAGGGCCCCTGCGCCGGCATGGCTGGAAACGGAGACTGGAACTTGCTGGATGGCTTCATCCGATTCCTGGAGGGGCTCAACCGCATCCGCCGACGCCACCGCTCCGACAGGATCATCCGG CAGAAAGGCACCCCGCTGAAAGGCCTGCAGGTCACCAGTCCTCTCCTGCCGTATCCCACGGAGCCTGTGGCGCCGCCGCAGGGGAAGAAGGGCACCTCGGCGTTGACGGCCCTGCTGGAGATGGAGCAGAACCAGAA GTCTCTGGAGGATCAGCAGCAGTCGAAGCCCTCGGCGGCGGTCGGCGACGCCTCGAGTGTCGTCTCGGCTCCCACGCACATAGACAGCCCCCGAAAG GACACTGCCtttattttggattttattCGTAGCCCTCGCTCCTCCTACATCTATCACTCCCAG CTGCCGTCTGAAGCCGCCGAGGCTGCTGAAAAAGGAGCGACGCCCGGAGCGACGCCTGGACCACCAACGCAGCCTGCAGGAGACACCACGCCCGGCGCCGCCGACCCCAG TGGTCCGTCTGCAGGCGGGGCGCTCTAcctgtcctcttcctccacgcTGTCCGAGATCCTCGAGGCCATAAAGCATCCTGT GACGGGTGTCCAGTTGCTGCCGGAGCAGAAAGGCCTGCCTCTGAACTGCTTCATCAGCGCCGAAGTCGTTCACTGGCTGGTGAACAACGTGGATGGCGTGACCACGCACGTGATGGCTGTGGAGGTCATGCAG AAAATGCTGGATGAAGGTCTGGTGGCTCATGCTTCAGGAGACGCCATGCGCTCCTTTGTTTACGGCTTCTACTTCTACAGAATCATGGGAGAGAAAGATG GCCTGACCTCTCAGCTCCCCACCACGGTGGCCGGCGGCTGGTcgacggcggcggtggaggactTCGCCCTGTTCCAGAGGAAGTGGTTTGAGGTGGcgttcctgctggaggagcggcggccCTGCGACCTGCCGGCCTTCCTGCTGCCGTGGCTGCCCAGCCGGCCGGCGTCGTACGCCAGCAGGCACAGCTCCTTCAGCCGCAGCTTCGGCGGACGCAGCCAGGCGGCCGCACTGCTCG CTGCCACCGTCCCGGAGCAGAAGACGGTCACGCTGGACGTGGACGTCAACAACCGCAGCGACCGGACGGAGTGGTGCAGCTGTTACTACCACGGGAACTTCTCTCTCAACACCGCCTTCGAAATCAAGCTGCACTGGATGGCCGTCACCGCCGCGGTGCTCTTTGAGATG GTTCAGGCGTGGCACCGGAAGGCGGCGTCCTGCGGCTTCCTGCTGGTCCCGGTGCTGGAGGTGCCGTTCGCGCTGACGTCTTCGCTGTACGGCGACCCGCTGAGAGCGCAGCTCTTCATCccactcaacacacactgcctgctgAAGAACGGCAGCGACAGCCTGTTCGAag GTTTTGAACCGGAGACGCACTGGGACCGGATGCAGCTCTTTCAGGAGGCCATCCTCTACAG GTTTGGCTTCGTGCACGATAAGTTTTCTCCCTCCACTTTCAGTTTCCCGTCTGAGAACAAGCCTCAGTACATCCATGTGACAG GCACGGTTTTCGCGCAGCTGCCGTACTCCAAGAGGAAGTACTCGAGCGGGCAGCAGCGCCGCCGCAGGAACTCCACCACCTCCAACAGCCAGGGCGCGTTCGGCTGCGAGGACCGGGTGGGCTACTACTGGGCCTACAACACCATGCTGACCAAGGCGTGGAGGAGCGGCGTGCTGGGCGACGAGCGGCTGGCCGACCGCCTGCTCAAGGACTTCACCGACTTCTGCTCCAACAAGGACAGCAGGCTGCTCCACTTCTGGGACAACTGCCAGGAGAAAATGAACGCCAGCGCCCCCTGA
- the depdc5 gene encoding GATOR complex protein DEPDC5 isoform X2 gives MKTNKSYKLVVHKKGFGGSDDELVVNSKVFPQVCLGDIIEIAHPTDEYSPLLLQVKSLKDDLQKETISVDQTVAQAFKLRAYQDVFVSIVDPKEVTLDLVELTFKDQYIGRGDMWRLKKSLVSTCAYISQKVEFAGIRAQASELWVKGEKVTCGYIHEDTRVVFRSTSAMVYIFIQMSCEMWDFDIYGDLYFEKAVNGFLSDLFAKWKERNCSHEVTVVLFSRTFYNAKSVEEFPEILRGSIRQDHEGRFYEDFYRVVAQNERRDEWTSLLITIKKLFIQYPVLVRLKEADGFPVGYNSTAAQGNYLEAINLSFNVFDKHFINRNFDRTGQMSVVITPGVGVFEVDRLLMILTKQRMIDNGIGVDLVCMGEQPLHAVPLFKLHNKASSGDSRLGDDYNLPHWINHSFYTSTSQNACSSFTPRIKLAGHMLHAEKFRSSRDQSLCSSKDSDNSLPIQVDYNAYDAQVFQLPGPSRIQRTSNLRAGRDKESSGRKSWGSVDVSTGMGLSPVRLGGHEEQPSVASDDSLGQESNMLLIPRAPMAQYEVSSSLGYTSTRELLEKMMDSQRESSAPGRFTVGSAESTLHIRPGGYTPQRALINPFTPSRMPVKLTSNRRRWMHTFPVGPSGEAIQIHHQTRQNMAELQGSQQRDQAYTSAELLELAYHEATGRQPASWQAGENGFHYGAAGEEFTGSPGSNSAGGASLSNCGSSFQDPSTGGADPTLLLSAPPTVPGFCCTVGVDWKSLTTPACLPLTTDYFPDRQTLQNDYTEGCYDLLPHSDLERREDDAAVMSASQVFEEFICQRLMQGYQIIVHTNNTKPQPAVTTPLGSSPLYSRGLVSLRRAEEEETVYWLSMGRTFHKVCLKDKIITVTRYLPKYPYESAQIQYSYSLCPPHSDAQFVSCWVEFGHERLEEYKWNYLDQYICSAGSEDFSLIDSLKFWRTRFLLLPAGGARRVADVEGHWDVYGEGPCAGMAGNGDWNLLDGFIRFLEGLNRIRRRHRSDRIIRKGTPLKGLQVTSPLLPYPTEPVAPPQGKKGTSALTALLEMEQNQKSLEDQQQSKPSAAVGDASSVVSAPTHIDSPRKDTAFILDFIRSPRSSYIYHSQLPSEAAEAAEKGATPGATPGPPTQPAGDTTPGAADPSGPSAGGALYLSSSSTLSEILEAIKHPVTGVQLLPEQKGLPLNCFISAEVVHWLVNNVDGVTTHVMAVEVMQKMLDEGLVAHASGDAMRSFVYGFYFYRIMGEKDGLTSQLPTTVAGGWSTAAVEDFALFQRKWFEVAFLLEERRPCDLPAFLLPWLPSRPASYASRHSSFSRSFGGRSQAAALLAATVPEQKTVTLDVDVNNRSDRTEWCSCYYHGNFSLNTAFEIKLHWMAVTAAVLFEMVQAWHRKAASCGFLLVPVLEVPFALTSSLYGDPLRAQLFIPLNTHCLLKNGSDSLFEGFEPETHWDRMQLFQEAILYRFGFVHDKFSPSTFSFPSENKPQYIHVTGTVFAQLPYSKRKYSSGQQRRRRNSTTSNSQGAFGCEDRVGYYWAYNTMLTKAWRSGVLGDERLADRLLKDFTDFCSNKDSRLLHFWDNCQEKMNASAP, from the exons ATGAAGACCAATAAGTCCTACAAGCTTGTGGTGCACAAGAAAGGATTCGGTGGCAGCG ATGATGAGTTGGTCGTCAATTCAAAAGTTTTCCCTCAAGTCTGCTTGGGGGACATAATTGAGATCGCACATCCTACGGATGAGTACAG ccctctgctgctgcaggtgaagagCCTCAAAGATGACCTGCAGAAAG AAACCATCAGTGTGGACCAGACTGTAGCACAAGCTTTTAAATTGCGGGCGTACCAGGATGTCTTCGTCAGCATCGTGGACCCGAAG GAAGTCACTCTGGATCTGGTGGAGCTGACGTTCAAGGACCAGTATATTGGCAGAGGGGACATGTGGAGGCTGAAGAAGAGTCTG GTCAGCACTTGTGCTTATATAAGCCAGAAAGTGGAGTTTGCCGGCATCAG AGCCCAGGCCAGCGAGCTGTGGGTGAAAGGAGAGAAGGTGACCTGTGGATACATCCACGAGGATACGAGG GTGGTCTTCAGGTCCACGTCCGCCATGGTCTACATATTCATCCAAATGAGCTGTGAAATGTGGGACTTTGACATTTATG gtgaCCTTTACTTTGAAAAGGCCGTCAACGGTTTCCTGTCGGACCTCTTTGCCAAGTGGAAG GAGAGGAACTGCAGTCATGAAGTGACGGTCGTTTTGTTCTCACGAACTTTCTACAACGCAAAGTCTGTTG AGGAATTTCCAGAGATTCTGAGAGGCTCCATCAGACAGGACCACGAGGGGCGATTTTACGAGGACTTCTACAG GGTGGTGGCCCAGAACGAGAGACGAGACGAGTGGACGTCTTTACTGATCACCATCAAGAAGCTCTTCATCCAGTATCCCGTCCTGGTGCGGCTGAAGGAAGCAG ATGGTTTCCCGGTGGGCTACAACTCCACCGCGGCTCAAGGGAACTACCTGGAGGCAATCAATCTTTCTTTTAATG TGTTCGATAAGCACTTCATAAACCGTAACTTCGACCGCACCGGTCAGATGTCGGTGGTCATCACGCCCGGCGTCGGCGTGTTCGAGGTGGATCGTCTGCTCATGATTCTGACCAAACAGCGTATGATTGATAACG GCATTGGTGTGGACCTGGTGTGTATGGGGGAGCAGCCACTGCATGCGGTCCCGCTATTCAAG ctgcacaACAAGGCCAGTTCTGGAGACTCTCGACTGGGAGACGACTATAACCTTCCTCACTGGATCAACCACAG CTTCTACACCTCCACGAGCCAAAAcgcctgcagctccttcacccCTCGGATCAAACTGGCTGGTCACATG CTCCATGCTGAAAAattcaggagcagcagagaccagT CTCTCTGCTCCTCGAAGGACTCGGACAACAGCCTGCCCATCCAGGTGGACTACAACGCTTACGACGCTCAGGTGTTTCAGCTCCCGGGTCCCTCGCGAATCCAGAGGACCTCCAACCTGAG GGCCGGCCGGGATAAGGAGTCCAGCGGCAGGAAGAGCTGGGGCTCGGTGGACGTCAGCACGGGGATGGGCCTGTCTCCCGTCCGCCTGGGAGGCCACGAGGAGCAGCCCAGCGTGGCCTCGGACGACAGCCTGGGGCAGGAATCCAACATGCTGCTCATCCCTCGCGCCCCCATGGCCCAGTACGAAGTCAGCAGCTCTTTGGGATACACGAGCACCAGAG agctgctggagaagatgATGGACTCTCAGCGGGAGTCCAGCGCTCCGGGCCGGTTCACGGTGGGGAGCGCCGAGTCCACCCTGCACATCCGCCCGGGGGGCTACACCCCCCAGAGAGCCCTCATCAACCCCTTCACCCCGTCCCGCATGCCCGTCAAGCTCACCTCCAACCGCAGGCGCTGGATGCACACCTTCCCCGTCG GCCCGTCCGGCGAAGCCATCCAGATCCACCACCAGACCAGGCAGAACATGGCGGAGCTGCAGGGGAGCCAGCAGAGGGACCAGGCCTACACCTcggcggagctgctggagctggccTACCACGAGGCCACCGGCAG GCAACCGGCCTCCTGGCAGGCAGGAGAGAACGGTTTTCACTACGGCGCCGCCGGAGAGGAGTTCACTGGAAGTCCGGGAAGCAACAGCGCCGGCGGCG CATCTCTGAGCAACTGCGGCTCCTCGTTTCAAGACCCGTCGACCGGCGGCGCCGATCCAA ccctgctgctgtctgcaccCCCGACAGTGCCCGGGTTCTGCTGCACAGTCGGGGTGGACTGGAAGTCGCTGACGACGCCGGCCTGCCTGCCGCTCACCACCGACTACTTCCCGGACCGGCAGACGCTGCAGAACGACTACACGGAGGGCTGCTACGACCTGCTGCCGCACAGCGACCTGGAGAG ACGAGAGGACGACGCCGCCGTGATGAGCGCCTCTCAGGTGTTTGAGGAGTTTATCTGTCAGAGGCTGATGCAGGGCTACCAGATCATCGTCCACACCAATAACACCAAGCCACAGCCGGCCGTGACCACGCCGCTTGGAAGCAGTCCTCTTTACTCCAGAG GCCTGGTGTCTTTGCGTcgagccgaggaggaggaaacggTTTACTGGCTCAGCATGGGCCGCACCTTCCACAAAGTCTGCCTGAAAGACAAGATCATCACTGTTACACGCTACCTGCCCAA GTACCCGTACGAGTCGGCTCAGATCCAGTACAGCTACAGCCTGTGTCCCCCGCACTCCGACGCTCAGTTTGTGTCCTGCTGGGTGGAGTTCGGACACGAGAGGCTGGAGGAGTATAAGTGGAACTACCTGGATCAGTACATCTGCTCCGCAGGCTCCGAGGACTTCAG CTTGATCGACTCCCTGAAGTTCTGGCGGACAcgcttcctcctgctgccggcCGGCGGCGCCCGGCGGGTGGCCGACGTGGAGGGCCACTGGGACGTGTATGGCGAGGGCCCCTGCGCCGGCATGGCTGGAAACGGAGACTGGAACTTGCTGGATGGCTTCATCCGATTCCTGGAGGGGCTCAACCGCATCCGCCGACGCCACCGCTCCGACAGGATCATCCGG AAAGGCACCCCGCTGAAAGGCCTGCAGGTCACCAGTCCTCTCCTGCCGTATCCCACGGAGCCTGTGGCGCCGCCGCAGGGGAAGAAGGGCACCTCGGCGTTGACGGCCCTGCTGGAGATGGAGCAGAACCAGAA GTCTCTGGAGGATCAGCAGCAGTCGAAGCCCTCGGCGGCGGTCGGCGACGCCTCGAGTGTCGTCTCGGCTCCCACGCACATAGACAGCCCCCGAAAG GACACTGCCtttattttggattttattCGTAGCCCTCGCTCCTCCTACATCTATCACTCCCAG CTGCCGTCTGAAGCCGCCGAGGCTGCTGAAAAAGGAGCGACGCCCGGAGCGACGCCTGGACCACCAACGCAGCCTGCAGGAGACACCACGCCCGGCGCCGCCGACCCCAG TGGTCCGTCTGCAGGCGGGGCGCTCTAcctgtcctcttcctccacgcTGTCCGAGATCCTCGAGGCCATAAAGCATCCTGT GACGGGTGTCCAGTTGCTGCCGGAGCAGAAAGGCCTGCCTCTGAACTGCTTCATCAGCGCCGAAGTCGTTCACTGGCTGGTGAACAACGTGGATGGCGTGACCACGCACGTGATGGCTGTGGAGGTCATGCAG AAAATGCTGGATGAAGGTCTGGTGGCTCATGCTTCAGGAGACGCCATGCGCTCCTTTGTTTACGGCTTCTACTTCTACAGAATCATGGGAGAGAAAGATG GCCTGACCTCTCAGCTCCCCACCACGGTGGCCGGCGGCTGGTcgacggcggcggtggaggactTCGCCCTGTTCCAGAGGAAGTGGTTTGAGGTGGcgttcctgctggaggagcggcggccCTGCGACCTGCCGGCCTTCCTGCTGCCGTGGCTGCCCAGCCGGCCGGCGTCGTACGCCAGCAGGCACAGCTCCTTCAGCCGCAGCTTCGGCGGACGCAGCCAGGCGGCCGCACTGCTCG CTGCCACCGTCCCGGAGCAGAAGACGGTCACGCTGGACGTGGACGTCAACAACCGCAGCGACCGGACGGAGTGGTGCAGCTGTTACTACCACGGGAACTTCTCTCTCAACACCGCCTTCGAAATCAAGCTGCACTGGATGGCCGTCACCGCCGCGGTGCTCTTTGAGATG GTTCAGGCGTGGCACCGGAAGGCGGCGTCCTGCGGCTTCCTGCTGGTCCCGGTGCTGGAGGTGCCGTTCGCGCTGACGTCTTCGCTGTACGGCGACCCGCTGAGAGCGCAGCTCTTCATCccactcaacacacactgcctgctgAAGAACGGCAGCGACAGCCTGTTCGAag GTTTTGAACCGGAGACGCACTGGGACCGGATGCAGCTCTTTCAGGAGGCCATCCTCTACAG GTTTGGCTTCGTGCACGATAAGTTTTCTCCCTCCACTTTCAGTTTCCCGTCTGAGAACAAGCCTCAGTACATCCATGTGACAG GCACGGTTTTCGCGCAGCTGCCGTACTCCAAGAGGAAGTACTCGAGCGGGCAGCAGCGCCGCCGCAGGAACTCCACCACCTCCAACAGCCAGGGCGCGTTCGGCTGCGAGGACCGGGTGGGCTACTACTGGGCCTACAACACCATGCTGACCAAGGCGTGGAGGAGCGGCGTGCTGGGCGACGAGCGGCTGGCCGACCGCCTGCTCAAGGACTTCACCGACTTCTGCTCCAACAAGGACAGCAGGCTGCTCCACTTCTGGGACAACTGCCAGGAGAAAATGAACGCCAGCGCCCCCTGA